The proteins below come from a single Notamacropus eugenii isolate mMacEug1 chromosome 7, mMacEug1.pri_v2, whole genome shotgun sequence genomic window:
- the SLC22A17 gene encoding solute carrier family 22 member 17 produces the protein MEPREGEGEGEGGPAAPDALGSSLSLAAPIGPPSFEPLLSQVGVVGRAQQVQLGLSCLPLLFVALGLASDPILTLVPPLRCRQVNASGWEPPLNATEEACSPSPPNSTRCPHGWDYSGLPVLTSNMVTQWDLVCEKGWEVTLEQILFLLGFACGYLGLGHPTDRVGRRGVVLLALGLAGPCGVGGAAAGSPPGLTALRFLLGFMLAGADLGLYLTRLELCEPSQRLRAVLAGELMGVVGQFLLLGLALACKDWRLLLRLITAPCILFLLYGWPDLFLESARWLLVTRRTKEAQAVLRVLAQRNRPQGEPLGDEAEEALRDLENTCPLPATAQISFSALLSCRNIWKNLLILGFTTFIAHGIRHCYQLVGGGVGRKSQVDFNLYSLLAGGTAGLACVFLGVTVDRFGRRGILLLAMTLTGIASLVLLGLRDYLNDAALTTFSVLGLFFSHAAGVLSILLAAEVIPTTVRGRGLGLILALGALGQLSGPVQRLHAGRGAFLQHVVLAACALLCILSIMLLPESKRKALPEALRDGELCRRPSLLRPPPPTRCDHVPLLATPTPVL, from the exons ATGGAGCCACGGGAGGgcgaaggggagggagaagggggaccAGCGGCTCCTGATGCATTGGGGAGCAGCCTGTCCCTGGCAGCCCCCATAGGGCCCCCCAGCTTCGAGCCGCTGCTCTCCCaggtgggggtggtggggagggcCCAGCAGGTGCAGCTGGGGTTGAGCTGCCTGCCCCTGCTCTTCGTGGCCCTGGGTCTGGCCTCAGACCCCATCCTCACGCTGGTGCCGCCCCTGAGGTGCCGCCAGGTCAATGCCTCGGGGTGGGAGCCGCCCCTCAATGCCACCGAAGAGGCCtgctctccatccccacccaACAGCACCCGATGCCCCCATGGCTGGGACTACAGTGGTCTCCCTGTCCTCACCAGCAACATGGTCACTCAG TGGGATCTAGTCTGTGAAAAGGGCTGGGAGGTGACCCTAGAGCAGATCCTCTTCCTCTTGGGCTTTGCCTGTGGCTACCTGGGTCTGGGCCACCCTACAGACAG GGTAGGACGAAGAGGGGTTGTACTGCTGGCCTTGGGGCTGGCAGGCCCCTGCGGGGTAGGAGGGGCCGCAGCTGGCTCCCCACCTGGCCTTACTGCTCTCCGATTTCTCCTGGGCTTCATGCTAGCTGGGGCTGACCTTGGCCTCTACCTGACCC GCCTGGAGCTCTGCGAGCCCTCCCAGCGGCTCCGGGCAGTCCTAGCTGGAGAGCTAATGGGAGTAGTGGGACAGTTTCTGCTCCTGGGCCTGGCGCTGGCCTGCAAGGACTGGAGACTTCTGCTCAGACTGATCACAGCTCCCTGTATACTCTTCTTGCTTTATGG CTGGCCAGATCTGTTCCTGGAGTCTGCAAGGTGGCTGTTGGTGACTCGTCGGACAAAAGAGGCCCAGGCTGTGTTGAGAGTTCTGGCTCAAAGGAACAGACCTCAGGGGGAGCCACTGGGGGATGAGGCTGAAGAAGCCCTACGAG ATCTGGAGAACACTTGTCCTCTTCCTGCAACTGCTCAGATCTCCTTCTCAGCCTTACTCAGCTGTCGCAACATCTGGAAAAATCTGCTTATCCTGGGCTTTACCAC CTTCATTGCTCATGGGATAAGGCATTGCTACCAGCTTGTGGGAGGAGGAGTGGGACGGAAGTCCCAGGTCGACTTCAACCTGTATTCCCTACTGGCTGGCGGCACAGCAGGCTTGGCCTGTGTCTTCCTGGGGGTTACCGTTGACCGTTTTGGCCGCCGCGGCATCCTGCTGCTCGCCATGACCCTCACTGGAATTGCTTCTCTTGTGCTGCTGGGCCTGAGAGATT ATCTGAATGATGCAGCTCTCACCACCTTCTCAGTGCTCGGACTTTTCTTTTCCCATGCTGCTGGTGTCCTCAGCATACTTCTTGCTGCAGAGGTCATCCCTACAACAGTCCG GGGACGGGGCCTGGGTCTAATCCTGGCACTGGGGGCACTAGGCCAGCTGAGTGGTCCGGTACAGCGGCTCCATGCAGGTCGAGGTGCCTTCTTGCAGCACGTGGTCTTGGCAGCCTGTGCCCTTCTCTGCATCCTCAGCATCATGCTGCTGCCTGAGAGCAAACGCAAGGCCCTTCCGGAGGCCCTGAGGGATGGGGAGCTCTGTCGTCGGCCCTCCTTGCTAAGGCCACCACCCCCAACCCGCTGTGATCACGTCCCACTGCTTGCCACACCAACACCTGTCCTCTGA